The genomic region GCGAAATCGTTGGTCGCTTTCGTCAGAGTCATGCGGCCGGATGGCGCGCGACGATTGATTTCCAGGAGGAAGATTTGGAGATCAATGGCGACCGCGCTGACCTGATCGCGCTGTACTGGATGACAATAAGCCCACCGGAAGGCGATGTGATTGAAGCGATGGGCCGGTCCTGGCTGACCTTCGAGCGCGGCGAAGATGGAGTGTGGCGCTTGTGGAGAGATATGGACAATCGCGCCCCGGATGTGACGGCGGATATGCGGCCCTCCGACACCACGGACGGATCCTGAGCCGCGGCCGATCGTGGCTAGAGTAGCGCTTTGAGATTTTCGGACAAGGCAATTGCGCTGGTCAAGGCGGCTTCAACACGCCCTTGGACGCACCAATCTCCACAGGCGGCGAGTTGGGTGTCTGGATCTATCAACGCCGCTGGTCCTTCGCGTTTTGGCAGATTGGCATAGAGCCAGCGGTGAACGGCGATATGCGCCGCGCTCGACAGATCATGCCCGCTGATCCGGCTGGCTTCAGACAGCAAATGCGCCTGCACAGCATCGTGATCATCTTCAATATGGGCGTCGGCCCATGCATTGGTGGAATGGACGAGCAATGACGGTGCCGTGTCGCGTCCCGGCTTGGCACTATTCACCGACATCCAGCTTATGTCTGCTCCTCCGACATGGGCGGCGTCCCAGTCGAAGGGTAGCGGACCATCAAATCCGAGCATCAGCGCAAAGCAGGCGCGCATCTCCGCCCCGGCGATCGCGCTGTGATGCGCAAATTCTGGCGGCAGCAGCGCGGCGCTTTGCGGTGCGGGAGCAGTTGAGACTAACCAGTCGAACGCGCCAAGGCTTTCACCGTCGCCATCGGTCAGCGTCCAGTAATCGCCGTTGCGGCTGACCGAATCAATCAGTGTCGCGAGCCTGATATCGAGTCCGGCTGCAAGGTGTTTCGCCACCGCATTCATTTTTGGCGCGCCAACATAGTGCGGACGGGTGCTATCCCACTGCCAATGGGCGGTCTGCTCGGCGCCGATGAACTCCGCAAAGCGCGCGTCCCACCGCATGACGATTCCAGATTCAATCAGTGGCGCAAGAAACCTCTGGAACGGCTCGGTTAGCGCTGTGAAGAACTGAGCGCCATGATCGAACTGCCAGGGATCGGCATAGCGGGTGGCCATGCGGCCGCCGACACCGCGGGCTTTTTCAAAGACTGTAATGTCAGCCTGTTCGCGCAGCGAATGAGCGAGCGCCAGCCCGGCAAGACCGGCACCTGCAATTGCGATTTTCGTCATGCCTCAGTCCGTAACGCCTCGCATGGACGCCGGGAAGCAGAGAGATGGTTTTCTGATTTGGATGCCCCAAAAGAAAATGGGAGCTGATCCGAAGATCAGCTCCCACTGCGCCGAGCGCCGGGGTCGGATCGCCCGAAGGCTTTCCATTCCGCGCTCAAGCACGGCAGACAGTTTTGATATCCGAAAACATCTCTGCTGTCCTAGGTGGTTTTCCGCTTAATCGCCTTGTCTTCGCTTGCACGATGACGGTGCGTTTAATCTTCCAAACACCCCGCTTTCCCTTCCATCCTGCTTTGCTTGCGCTCCACATTCTTTCCAGTTCTGCGGTCTCCAGTTCTTGCTTCGGTCGTTGCCTTCCGTCGCTTTCCCTTTCGACAAATGAAAAGTGTCACGGCTTTCCGAGTCGCGCCAAGCGAAAAGTGACATGGAATTAGGAGGATATCGGGGATAACTTTTTAACCCCATGATTCACTTCGACAAAATCATGTGAGATTCCGTGTTGCTGCATCGTCTTTTGCGCAGCATTTCGAACGAATCACTGATTCCCCGGACTCCAATCTGGTGCCGCGAGGGTGAATCCCTCAAATGCGAATCCAGGAACGACCACGCAGCTGACGAGGCAATAGCCGCAGGTGGCGGACAAAGGTTCGGCCGCCTGCCACATATCAGGTGGTACGACTGCCTGGGGCATTTCACCGTTGCCAATATTCGATCCCAACCGAACTGTTTCGGTTTTGCTGTTTCCGTCTTCGGCCATATGCAAGGTAAGCGGGTCACCTCCATGCCACAGCCAGATCTCGGTTGCATCGACCCGGTGCCAATGAGATCGTTCGCCAGCTGCCAACAGGAAGTGGATTGCGGTACCGGCAGCTCGTTCCTGACCCTTCGCCTCGGCCCGCCATGTTTCGCGATACCACCCGCCTTCGGGATGTGGTGCCAGATCAAGTGCCGTGCATATCGCCCTTGCCGTTTCGTTCATGGATCGTGCCTCGGTTGCGTTCAGGCTTTGCTCATATTGGCTCAGTCAATGCCCTAGCCGGGTCGCGCCACGATGCCAAAGGAGCTTGGCAATGGCGGCGTCAGTATCATTTTTGGGGCGCGCGATTTGCGCAGCTGCATTGTTCGCGACGGCAACGTCGCTTTCCGCCCAAGGTTCATCGTCAGCTAATAATCCGCAAATCGATTTTCCTGCCTTTGTCGCCATGGCTGCAACGGTCCAGGAAATTCGCGAATCTCATCTGCTTGGTCTGACGGACTTTCAGGCGATGGCGGCCAGGCCCGACACCCTCCTTCTTGATGCGCGGTCAGCAGAAGCATTTCGTGCGGGCCATATAGAAGGTGCGGTTAACCTCCCTTTGCCGGATTTCACCGCGGGCAGCCTTGCCGATGTCATCGGACCAGATAGCAATCGCCCAATCTTGATCTACTGCAACAATAATTTTGTGAACGATGTTGCGCCGGTTGTTCGCAAGGCAGTGTCACTGGCACTGAACATCCAAACAATGATCAATCTGCATGGCTACGGCTATGCCAATGTTTTCGAATTGGCGGATGCGGTCGACCTGACCGATCCGACCGTTCGGTGGGTCGCTTTGCCTGACATTGGCGGGGGTTCAATAGACGGAGCGAAGTAACTGCCCCGCCCTTCCAATGTCACCTATCAACCCAGCAATGAAAAGCGAGGAAATCCACCATGTTGCGAACCGTTATCATTAAATCATTGTCCTTTGACAGTGCACCGATCGAAGGTTACATCCTCCACCCGGGCGCGTGTAATATTATTTTGGGGAGGGGCA from Parasphingopyxis sp. CP4 harbors:
- a CDS encoding NAD(P)/FAD-dependent oxidoreductase → MTKIAIAGAGLAGLALAHSLREQADITVFEKARGVGGRMATRYADPWQFDHGAQFFTALTEPFQRFLAPLIESGIVMRWDARFAEFIGAEQTAHWQWDSTRPHYVGAPKMNAVAKHLAAGLDIRLATLIDSVSRNGDYWTLTDGDGESLGAFDWLVSTAPAPQSAALLPPEFAHHSAIAGAEMRACFALMLGFDGPLPFDWDAAHVGGADISWMSVNSAKPGRDTAPSLLVHSTNAWADAHIEDDHDAVQAHLLSEASRISGHDLSSAAHIAVHRWLYANLPKREGPAALIDPDTQLAACGDWCVQGRVEAALTSAIALSENLKALL
- a CDS encoding cupin domain-containing protein produces the protein MNETARAICTALDLAPHPEGGWYRETWRAEAKGQERAAGTAIHFLLAAGERSHWHRVDATEIWLWHGGDPLTLHMAEDGNSKTETVRLGSNIGNGEMPQAVVPPDMWQAAEPLSATCGYCLVSCVVVPGFAFEGFTLAAPDWSPGNQ
- a CDS encoding rhodanese-like domain-containing protein — translated: MAASVSFLGRAICAAALFATATSLSAQGSSSANNPQIDFPAFVAMAATVQEIRESHLLGLTDFQAMAARPDTLLLDARSAEAFRAGHIEGAVNLPLPDFTAGSLADVIGPDSNRPILIYCNNNFVNDVAPVVRKAVSLALNIQTMINLHGYGYANVFELADAVDLTDPTVRWVALPDIGGGSIDGAK